A portion of the Micromonospora vinacea genome contains these proteins:
- the trxA gene encoding thioredoxin codes for MPQKAEVGSLVTVTDDTFAELVLASDRPVVVDFWADWCPPCKAIEKSLAELAQEFGDRMVVAKLNSDENPRATRSYRVMSLPTLLVFRQGEVVGSTVGSRPKTYLRQTLTAQAGW; via the coding sequence ATGCCGCAGAAGGCGGAAGTAGGCTCGCTGGTCACCGTCACCGACGACACGTTCGCGGAGCTGGTGCTGGCCAGCGACCGGCCCGTGGTCGTCGACTTCTGGGCGGATTGGTGTCCGCCCTGCAAGGCGATCGAGAAGAGCCTCGCCGAACTGGCCCAAGAGTTCGGTGACCGGATGGTCGTGGCAAAGCTGAACTCCGACGAGAACCCCAGAGCGACCCGTAGCTACCGGGTGATGTCCCTGCCGACCCTGCTCGTGTTCCGTCAGGGCGAGGTCGTCGGCTCGACCGTGGGGTCCAGGCCGAAGACGTACCTGCGACAGACCCTGACCGCACAGGCCGGGTGGTAA
- a CDS encoding PPOX class F420-dependent oxidoreductase, producing MSKPPLPEAAVAMLQKPNPAVMTTLRNGGQPVSAATWYLWEDGRILVNMDESRRRLEHVRNDPRVALTVLDEAGWYTHVSIIGHVAELRPDENLADIDRLSEHYTGNAYPRRDRARVSALIEVDRWHGWGAQKDNDQIG from the coding sequence ATGTCCAAGCCACCGCTTCCCGAGGCCGCGGTCGCCATGCTCCAGAAGCCGAACCCCGCCGTCATGACCACCCTTCGCAACGGTGGCCAGCCGGTGTCCGCCGCCACCTGGTACCTGTGGGAGGACGGCCGGATCCTGGTCAACATGGACGAGAGCCGCCGCCGGCTGGAGCACGTCCGCAACGACCCCCGGGTGGCCCTCACCGTGCTCGACGAGGCGGGCTGGTACACCCACGTCAGCATCATCGGGCACGTCGCCGAGTTGCGCCCCGACGAGAACCTCGCGGACATCGACCGGTTGTCGGAGCACTACACGGGCAACGCGTACCCACGCCGGGACCGCGCCCGGGTCAGTGCCCTGATCGAGGTCGACCGCTGGCACGGTTGGGGCGCGCAGAAGGACAACGACCAGATCGGTTGA
- a CDS encoding acetyltransferase, whose amino-acid sequence MTDLVIRPLVAGEENLFDSMPDPLPQLRQVAYADGIAGGGYRPENTWVALRAGRLVGRAAWLLPPRAVGAPWLDRFDLDAEPEVGAELLRAAHEALGGPGLYYAALPAHWRRRPEVLAVVRAPMEAARLAGLVERGERLRCSWTGTPLPASSGRYDFRAPVDVAEINALVARVVEPDVLTGVEIARVVGGVDLATDPLAWLGENTEEWRVAVDAGKPVGLAGTAGDACFPLLAYLGLRDEAARPELLAEAVRVLAASGAREVIADVESHRVAVLAELERTGFRQLRSRVVFAPPNNQE is encoded by the coding sequence ATGACTGATCTGGTCATCCGTCCGCTCGTCGCGGGCGAGGAAAACCTGTTCGACTCCATGCCCGATCCGCTGCCCCAACTGCGCCAGGTCGCGTACGCAGACGGGATCGCCGGTGGCGGCTACCGGCCCGAGAACACGTGGGTCGCGCTGCGCGCCGGCCGGTTGGTGGGCCGGGCCGCCTGGCTCCTTCCCCCGCGTGCCGTCGGTGCCCCCTGGCTGGACCGGTTCGACCTGGACGCCGAGCCGGAGGTGGGCGCCGAGCTTTTGCGCGCCGCCCACGAGGCGCTGGGCGGCCCTGGTCTGTACTACGCCGCGCTGCCGGCGCACTGGCGGCGTCGACCCGAGGTGCTGGCCGTGGTGCGGGCGCCCATGGAGGCCGCCCGGCTCGCCGGGCTGGTCGAGCGGGGGGAGCGGCTCCGCTGCTCCTGGACGGGCACGCCCCTGCCAGCGTCCTCCGGGCGGTACGACTTCCGCGCGCCCGTCGACGTGGCGGAGATCAACGCCCTGGTCGCCAGGGTCGTGGAGCCGGACGTGCTGACCGGTGTCGAGATCGCGCGGGTGGTCGGCGGCGTCGACCTGGCCACCGACCCGCTGGCCTGGCTGGGCGAGAACACCGAGGAGTGGCGCGTCGCGGTGGACGCCGGTAAGCCGGTGGGCCTGGCCGGAACGGCCGGCGATGCCTGCTTCCCACTGCTCGCCTATCTCGGCCTCCGCGACGAGGCGGCCCGGCCCGAACTGCTGGCCGAGGCGGTCCGGGTGCTGGCCGCCAGCGGTGCCCGCGAGGTCATCGCCGATGTGGAATCGCACCGGGTGGCGGTGCTGGCGGAGTTGGAGCGGACCGGCTTTCGACAGTTGCGCTCCCGGGTCGTCTTCGCGCCACCGAACAACCAGGAATAG
- a CDS encoding VOC family protein, whose product MDITIHTCSLPHTDPDASLAFYRDALGFEVRSDVGQGTMRWITVGPADQPGTSILLAPPAADPGATEDERRTITEMMAKGTYGWILLATRDLDTTFEKVQAGDAEVVQEPTEQPYGIRDCAFRDPAGNLVRIQELR is encoded by the coding sequence ATGGACATCACTATTCACACGTGCTCCCTGCCGCACACCGACCCGGACGCCTCGCTGGCCTTCTACCGCGACGCCCTCGGCTTCGAGGTCCGTAGCGACGTCGGTCAGGGCACGATGCGTTGGATCACGGTTGGCCCCGCCGACCAGCCCGGCACGTCCATCCTCCTGGCGCCGCCGGCCGCGGACCCCGGGGCCACCGAGGACGAGCGCCGCACCATCACCGAGATGATGGCCAAGGGCACCTACGGCTGGATCCTGCTGGCCACGCGGGACCTCGACACCACCTTTGAGAAGGTGCAGGCCGGCGACGCCGAGGTCGTCCAGGAGCCGACCGAGCAGCCGTACGGCATCCGCGACTGCGCCTTCCGCGATCCCGCCGGCAACCTGGTCCGCATCCAGGAGCTTCGCTGA
- a CDS encoding glycoside hydrolase family protein, with product MVAVLVTGVIVVVQPTGPTPAPAATQALDAPPPASPQPGAPSATTPTATTSPAGATPTPTPAVKPTTGRPVAPAGPAVTSKRKGVGVWTFDGVSQALANSGASWYYTWDVAHSGVTSPKGAEFVPMIWGAKSVTATNLQQARKNGRYLLGFNEPDLKGQAEMTVEQALELWPQLQATGLPLGSPAVAWGGDRPGEWLDRFMAGAKQRGYRVDFIALHWYGGDFTTANAVNQLRSYLQAVHDRYNLPIWLTEFALIDFSNGVRFPTQAQQAAFLTAATRMLGGLSWLQRYAWFGLPATDKDQTGLFRTGSTATAVGRAYQAAR from the coding sequence GTGGTCGCTGTACTGGTGACGGGTGTGATCGTCGTGGTGCAGCCGACCGGGCCGACGCCCGCCCCGGCCGCGACGCAGGCGCTCGACGCGCCGCCGCCCGCGAGCCCGCAACCCGGCGCGCCCAGCGCGACCACGCCCACCGCCACCACGAGCCCGGCGGGGGCGACCCCGACACCGACGCCGGCGGTGAAGCCGACGACCGGGCGTCCGGTCGCCCCGGCTGGCCCGGCGGTGACCTCGAAGCGCAAGGGCGTCGGAGTGTGGACCTTCGACGGCGTCAGCCAGGCGCTGGCCAACTCCGGAGCCAGTTGGTACTACACCTGGGACGTGGCCCACTCGGGCGTCACCAGCCCGAAGGGCGCCGAGTTCGTCCCGATGATCTGGGGGGCGAAGAGCGTCACCGCCACCAACCTGCAACAGGCCAGGAAGAACGGCCGCTACCTGCTCGGATTCAACGAGCCGGACCTGAAGGGCCAGGCGGAGATGACCGTCGAGCAGGCGTTGGAGCTGTGGCCGCAGTTGCAGGCCACCGGCCTTCCGCTGGGCAGCCCGGCGGTGGCCTGGGGCGGCGACCGGCCGGGCGAATGGCTCGACCGGTTCATGGCCGGGGCGAAGCAGCGCGGCTACCGTGTCGACTTCATCGCCCTGCACTGGTACGGCGGCGACTTCACCACTGCCAACGCGGTCAACCAGCTCAGGTCGTACCTCCAGGCCGTGCACGACCGGTACAACCTGCCGATCTGGCTCACCGAGTTCGCCCTGATCGACTTCTCCAACGGCGTCCGCTTCCCCACCCAGGCACAGCAGGCCGCCTTCCTCACCGCGGCCACCCGGATGCTGGGTGGGCTGTCCTGGCTACAGCGGTACGCGTGGTTCGGCCTGCCCGCCACCGACAAGGACCAGACCGGGCTGTTCCGTACCGGCAGCACCGCCACCGCCGTCGGCCGCGCCTACCAGGCGGCGCGCTGA
- a CDS encoding MerR family transcriptional regulator: MLIGELAERAGTSPRTLRYYEAHGLVRAQRSANGYRIYDEAELRVVREIRALLDVGFDLDDVRPFVACLRAGNTSGDVCPDSVLVLRRKIVEVDLVIDRLGAVRQQLHSQLTHAIAHREKTCRRRRK, from the coding sequence ATGCTGATCGGCGAGCTGGCTGAGCGGGCCGGCACGAGCCCTCGCACTCTGCGCTACTACGAGGCGCACGGATTGGTACGGGCGCAGCGCTCCGCCAACGGCTACCGCATCTATGACGAGGCGGAGCTACGCGTCGTGCGGGAGATCCGGGCGCTACTCGACGTCGGGTTCGACCTCGACGATGTCCGCCCGTTCGTCGCCTGCCTCCGAGCCGGCAACACGTCCGGTGACGTCTGCCCGGACTCGGTGCTGGTGCTGCGGCGCAAGATCGTCGAGGTCGACCTCGTCATCGACCGGCTCGGCGCGGTCCGCCAGCAACTGCACAGTCAACTCACCCATGCGATCGCACACCGGGAGAAAACATGCCGCAGAAGGCGGAAGTAG
- a CDS encoding NAD-dependent epimerase/dehydratase family protein yields the protein MSESTLPRRVVVTGATGKLGRAVVSHLRSVGVDVLAVDRVGGRDPRDVDGEFLLVDLTDYGQVVEAFTGGADEHAGGVDAIVHLAAVPAPGLMSNATTFANNSAATYNVFAAARAAGIKRVVWASSETVLGLPFDTPPPYAPVDEEYAPRPESTYSLNKALEEEMARHFCRWDPELVMVGLRFSNVMDVEDYAPFPSFDADPRLRRWNLWGYIDARDGAQAVERALAYDQPGADVFVIANADTVMTRSSASLMAEVYPGVEIRKELGEHETLLSIDKARRVLGYEPQHSWRDHVDVL from the coding sequence ATGAGCGAATCCACACTGCCCAGGCGTGTCGTCGTCACCGGTGCCACCGGCAAGCTCGGCCGTGCCGTGGTCTCCCACCTGCGCTCCGTGGGCGTCGACGTCCTGGCTGTCGACCGCGTCGGCGGACGCGACCCCCGCGACGTGGACGGCGAGTTCCTCCTTGTCGACCTGACGGACTACGGGCAGGTGGTGGAGGCGTTCACCGGGGGCGCCGACGAGCACGCGGGCGGCGTCGACGCGATCGTGCACCTCGCGGCGGTCCCGGCTCCCGGGCTGATGTCGAACGCGACCACCTTCGCGAACAACTCCGCCGCGACGTACAACGTGTTCGCCGCGGCCAGGGCCGCCGGAATCAAGCGGGTCGTGTGGGCGTCGAGCGAGACGGTGCTCGGGCTGCCGTTCGACACCCCGCCGCCGTACGCGCCGGTCGACGAGGAGTACGCGCCACGGCCCGAGTCGACGTACTCGCTGAACAAGGCCCTGGAGGAGGAGATGGCCCGGCACTTCTGTCGGTGGGACCCGGAGTTGGTCATGGTGGGGCTGCGCTTCTCCAACGTCATGGACGTCGAGGACTACGCGCCGTTCCCCTCGTTCGACGCCGACCCGCGGCTGCGCCGGTGGAACCTGTGGGGCTACATCGACGCCCGCGACGGGGCCCAGGCGGTCGAGCGGGCGCTCGCGTACGACCAGCCCGGTGCCGACGTCTTCGTCATCGCCAACGCCGACACCGTGATGACCAGGTCCAGCGCCAGCCTGATGGCCGAGGTCTACCCGGGCGTGGAGATCCGTAAGGAGCTGGGTGAGCACGAGACGCTGCTCAGTATCGACAAGGCCCGCCGGGTGCTGGGGTACGAGCCGCAGCACTCCTGGCGGGACCACGTCGACGTGCTGTAG
- a CDS encoding flavin-containing monooxygenase — MRIAVVGAGFAGVSAAKVLRQSGFDVTVFERAPDVGGVWSRTRRYPGLHTQNDKGTYHLSDLPMPAHYPQWPSGEQVQQYLESYVEKFGLASALRLSTEVASAELVNDETGWLVTSRPAGAQDPLTVERYDHLIVANGIFSDPVVPSFDGHASFEAAGGRVLATGEFHDIEAARGKNVLVVGYGKSSCDVAVPVSEVAAQTHVVARELLWKMPRKLGGALNYKYLLLTRMGEALFRYLHLKGFERFLHGPGNGLRRRMVDSVGSVATRQLNLRELGLVPNGSFEDIARSTVSLATEGFFERVTDGRIAVHREQVITELLVDGDRPAARLADGTVLAADLVICGTGFRQHVPFFDDALHARLQDDAGNFMLYRQILPIGVPRLTFAGYNSSFFSPLSAEMAAVWTAAYLRGGLTVPTEVRMRDEVRARLFWMTKRTNGRHARGTNIIPFSMHNVDEVLDELGLNVGPLTRARQWLFPVDPGSYRRVTAQMIRRTADPVSAISDEGPINMDKIRR, encoded by the coding sequence ATGAGGATTGCCGTCGTCGGTGCCGGATTCGCCGGTGTCAGCGCAGCGAAGGTGCTGCGGCAGAGCGGATTCGACGTCACCGTCTTCGAGCGGGCGCCCGACGTCGGCGGGGTGTGGAGTCGCACCCGCCGATACCCCGGCCTGCACACCCAGAACGACAAGGGCACCTACCACCTCTCCGATCTGCCGATGCCCGCCCACTACCCGCAGTGGCCGTCCGGTGAGCAGGTGCAGCAGTACCTGGAGAGCTACGTGGAGAAGTTCGGGCTGGCCAGCGCGCTGCGCCTCTCCACGGAGGTCGCCTCCGCCGAGCTCGTCAACGACGAGACCGGGTGGCTGGTCACGTCGCGGCCGGCGGGCGCCCAGGACCCGCTGACTGTGGAACGGTACGACCACCTGATCGTGGCCAACGGCATCTTCTCCGACCCGGTCGTCCCGTCCTTCGACGGGCACGCGAGCTTCGAAGCCGCAGGCGGGCGCGTCCTGGCGACGGGGGAGTTCCACGACATCGAGGCGGCCCGAGGTAAGAACGTCCTCGTGGTGGGGTACGGCAAGTCGTCCTGCGACGTGGCGGTCCCGGTGAGCGAGGTCGCCGCCCAGACCCACGTGGTCGCGCGCGAGCTGCTCTGGAAGATGCCCCGCAAGCTCGGTGGTGCTCTCAACTACAAGTACCTGTTGCTCACCCGGATGGGTGAGGCGCTCTTCCGCTACCTGCACCTGAAGGGCTTTGAGCGGTTCCTGCACGGTCCGGGGAACGGTCTGCGCCGACGCATGGTCGACAGCGTCGGCTCGGTCGCCACCCGGCAGCTCAACCTGCGCGAGCTGGGTCTCGTGCCCAACGGCAGCTTCGAGGACATCGCCCGCAGCACGGTCAGCCTCGCCACTGAGGGTTTCTTCGAGCGGGTGACCGACGGCCGCATCGCCGTGCACCGGGAACAGGTGATCACCGAGCTGCTGGTCGACGGTGATCGGCCCGCCGCCCGCCTGGCCGACGGCACGGTGCTCGCTGCCGACCTGGTGATCTGTGGCACCGGCTTTCGCCAGCACGTGCCGTTCTTCGACGACGCGTTGCACGCCCGGCTCCAGGACGACGCCGGCAACTTCATGCTCTACCGGCAGATCCTGCCGATCGGCGTGCCGAGGCTGACGTTCGCCGGCTACAACTCGTCGTTCTTCAGCCCGCTCAGCGCGGAGATGGCGGCGGTCTGGACGGCCGCGTACCTGCGGGGTGGGCTCACAGTGCCGACCGAGGTCCGGATGCGTGACGAGGTGCGCGCCCGGCTGTTCTGGATGACGAAGCGCACCAACGGACGACACGCTCGCGGCACGAACATCATCCCGTTCTCGATGCACAACGTCGACGAGGTGCTCGACGAGTTGGGGCTCAACGTCGGCCCGCTGACCCGGGCCCGGCAGTGGCTGTTCCCCGTCGACCCGGGCTCGTACCGCAGGGTGACGGCGCAGATGATCCGGCGTACCGCCGACCCGGTATCTGCCATCAGCGACGAGGGTCCGATAAACATGGATAAAATACGCAGATAG
- a CDS encoding AraC family transcriptional regulator, with protein MDAVTVRTDDVDQARAEVGRVFCPHRLTPQPGVHNVRLRMAARRAGGVGVIDLDYGQAVRIQPPALETFYLVQIPSAGSTTVRHAGQIVTSTPEVASVLSPYDPSDMRWSEGSPHRIFYADRHAVDRELARLLGHPVDDPVRLDVGMLMTTPTAQAWARGVAFLADELSQPASLFDHPQVAARFEQGLIGKLLLAHRHSHSHLLAEPSQHAQPGRLVRRACALISDHHGEALTVGDVAEALRVSVRTLQDCFRRELQTTPTAYLRTCRLDAAHRTLRSAAPGASVTTVALQHGFVHLGRFATEYRSRFGETPSTTLRR; from the coding sequence ATGGATGCCGTGACGGTCCGCACGGACGACGTCGACCAGGCCCGCGCCGAGGTGGGCCGGGTCTTCTGTCCACACCGGCTGACCCCCCAGCCGGGCGTGCACAACGTGCGACTGCGGATGGCGGCTCGCCGGGCGGGCGGGGTGGGCGTCATCGACCTCGACTACGGGCAGGCGGTCCGCATTCAACCGCCCGCGCTGGAGACCTTCTATCTCGTCCAGATCCCCAGCGCCGGCAGCACGACGGTCCGGCACGCCGGTCAGATCGTGACCTCGACCCCCGAGGTCGCCTCGGTCCTGTCCCCGTACGACCCGTCGGACATGCGGTGGTCCGAGGGATCGCCCCACCGGATCTTCTACGCCGACCGGCACGCCGTCGACCGGGAACTCGCCCGGCTGCTGGGCCACCCGGTGGACGACCCGGTCCGCCTCGACGTCGGCATGCTCATGACCACGCCGACAGCGCAGGCGTGGGCGCGCGGGGTGGCGTTCCTCGCCGACGAGCTGTCGCAACCGGCATCCCTGTTCGACCACCCGCAGGTCGCCGCCCGGTTCGAACAGGGACTGATCGGCAAGCTGTTGCTGGCCCACCGGCACAGCCACTCCCACCTGCTGGCCGAGCCGTCCCAGCACGCCCAACCCGGGCGTCTCGTCCGCCGGGCCTGCGCCCTGATCTCCGACCACCACGGCGAGGCACTGACCGTCGGTGACGTCGCCGAGGCGCTCCGGGTGAGCGTCCGAACGCTGCAGGACTGTTTCCGCCGTGAGTTGCAGACCACGCCGACCGCGTACCTGCGGACCTGCCGGCTCGACGCGGCGCACCGCACGCTCCGCTCGGCCGCGCCGGGGGCGTCCGTGACGACTGTCGCCCTGCAACACGGCTTCGTGCACCTCGGTCGGTTCGCGACCGAGTATCGGAGCCGATTCGGCGAGACGCCGTCCACGACCCTGCGCCGCTGA
- a CDS encoding bile acid:sodium symporter family protein — protein sequence MDSAVTLIGLPVALGIIMLGLGLGLTTADFRRVAHHPRAAVIALVCQVLVLPALCFCLVLAFDLAPELAVGMMLLAASPGGTTANLYSHLFGGHVALNITLTAINSVLAVFTLPILVNLSAAYFLPDGRSIGLQFDKVLQVFAIVLVPVAIGMLIRARMPQVAERLNRPVRILSVVVLVAVIAGAVLGERENIADYFVSVGLAVLAFNLLSLAIGYGVPRLAGVDRSAATAAGFEIGIHNSTLAITIALSPALLDSTQMAIPGAVYGIVMFFTAAAFGYLVTRVGTRSATALTP from the coding sequence ATGGACTCCGCCGTGACTCTGATCGGACTACCCGTCGCCCTCGGCATCATCATGCTCGGTCTCGGTCTCGGACTGACCACCGCGGATTTCCGCCGGGTGGCCCACCATCCACGAGCCGCCGTCATCGCACTGGTCTGCCAGGTGCTGGTGCTGCCGGCGCTCTGCTTCTGCCTCGTCCTCGCGTTCGACCTCGCACCCGAGCTGGCCGTCGGCATGATGCTGCTGGCCGCGTCACCGGGCGGCACCACCGCCAACCTCTACAGCCATCTGTTCGGCGGGCACGTGGCCCTGAACATCACCCTGACCGCCATCAACTCGGTGCTCGCCGTGTTCACCCTGCCGATCCTGGTCAACCTGTCGGCGGCGTACTTCCTGCCTGACGGGAGGAGCATCGGCCTCCAGTTCGACAAGGTGCTCCAGGTCTTCGCCATCGTGCTCGTCCCGGTCGCGATCGGCATGCTCATCCGTGCACGGATGCCGCAGGTGGCCGAGCGGCTGAACCGCCCGGTCCGGATCCTCTCCGTCGTCGTCCTCGTCGCGGTGATCGCCGGCGCGGTGCTCGGCGAGCGGGAGAACATCGCCGACTACTTCGTCTCGGTCGGCCTGGCAGTGCTCGCCTTCAACCTGCTCAGCCTCGCCATCGGGTACGGGGTGCCGCGCCTCGCCGGTGTGGACCGGAGCGCCGCGACGGCCGCCGGGTTCGAGATCGGCATCCACAACAGCACCCTGGCCATCACGATCGCGCTCAGCCCGGCGCTGCTCGACAGCACCCAGATGGCCATCCCCGGCGCCGTCTACGGCATCGTCATGTTCTTCACCGCGGCAGCCTTCGGCTACCTGGTGACCCGCGTCGGCACCCGGTCCGCCACCGCACTGACGCCCTGA
- a CDS encoding low temperature requirement protein A, translating to MLTRTAFFRGLGDSKSPRSATVLELLFDIVYVFALARLAGRVADDLTIVRHTLLSEAGQTVLFFTAMWMIWSLNALLASTYDPRRPDLQAVLLATMFGTLVLAVTLPQAFGQRGVIFACTYVFIQVGRPLFLVFALRGHAGRAFSLRVLTWHLASSVLWISGGISGGLGRGIFWTIALAIELIGAATTYPLPRMGGRQLISSGVTVSQEHLAERYNQFFMIALAEVVLEAGAAVSFPGFTTGGTITLVAAFVAVVSFWRIYFYHVRSGHASTPSGEGIQLSRWASYSLLLIVGGIICTAVGFGQVIEDPHPPIDWALVAIIFGGPVLFLIGRSALEREDRSAPRCRALYYGAVALVVAAPPMVLLPPVAVAAVAAAILAGITVYDQRAHKRGAETNPTL from the coding sequence GTGTTGACGCGCACCGCGTTCTTTCGTGGGCTCGGGGACAGCAAGAGCCCACGCTCGGCGACCGTCCTGGAACTGCTGTTCGACATCGTCTACGTCTTCGCGTTGGCCCGTCTCGCCGGGCGGGTCGCGGACGACCTGACCATCGTCCGGCACACGCTGCTGTCCGAGGCGGGCCAGACCGTCCTGTTCTTCACGGCGATGTGGATGATCTGGTCGCTCAATGCCCTGCTGGCGAGCACCTACGACCCTCGACGCCCCGATCTGCAGGCCGTCCTGCTGGCGACGATGTTCGGCACGCTGGTGCTGGCTGTCACGTTGCCGCAGGCCTTCGGCCAACGCGGCGTGATATTCGCCTGCACCTACGTCTTCATCCAGGTCGGCCGGCCGCTCTTCCTGGTGTTCGCCCTGCGGGGTCACGCGGGTCGCGCGTTCTCGCTCCGGGTGCTGACCTGGCACCTGGCGTCCAGCGTGCTATGGATCAGCGGCGGCATCAGTGGTGGTCTCGGTCGGGGCATCTTCTGGACCATCGCCCTCGCCATCGAGCTGATCGGCGCCGCCACCACCTACCCCCTGCCCCGGATGGGCGGGAGACAGCTCATCAGCTCGGGGGTCACTGTCTCGCAGGAGCATCTCGCCGAGCGGTACAACCAGTTCTTCATGATCGCCCTCGCCGAGGTGGTGCTCGAAGCCGGCGCGGCGGTCAGTTTCCCGGGCTTCACCACCGGGGGGACCATCACCCTCGTCGCCGCGTTCGTGGCGGTCGTCTCGTTCTGGCGCATCTACTTCTACCACGTCAGATCCGGCCATGCCTCGACCCCCAGCGGGGAGGGGATCCAACTGTCGCGGTGGGCGAGCTACAGCCTGCTGCTGATCGTCGGTGGCATCATCTGCACCGCCGTCGGCTTCGGACAGGTCATCGAGGATCCACACCCTCCGATCGACTGGGCTCTGGTGGCCATCATCTTCGGCGGGCCGGTGCTGTTCCTGATCGGGCGGAGCGCCCTGGAGCGGGAGGACCGATCCGCACCGCGGTGCCGGGCGCTGTACTACGGCGCGGTGGCGCTGGTCGTGGCAGCCCCGCCGATGGTGCTGCTCCCGCCGGTCGCCGTGGCGGCCGTCGCGGCGGCGATCCTGGCCGGCATCACCGTGTACGACCAACGTGCCCACAAGCGCGGGGCGGAGACCAACCCGACGCTGTGA
- a CDS encoding glyoxalase, whose product MTSIASVTLDVADPAVTQRFYTAAFGLDRQIRLRASEAPTSGFRGFTLALTVSQPATVNSLIGTALDAGATSLKPAAKSLWGYGGVVQAPDGTIWKIATSAKKDSGPATRQIDEMVLLLGVADVAASKRFYVERGLAVAKSFGRMYVEFVAGSSPVKLALYRRRALAKDVGVAPGGTGSHRLTIGGDGGHFTDPDGFAWEASSLATAK is encoded by the coding sequence ATGACATCCATCGCATCCGTCACCCTCGACGTGGCCGACCCCGCGGTCACCCAGCGCTTCTACACCGCCGCCTTCGGTCTGGACAGGCAGATTCGCCTGCGGGCCTCGGAGGCACCGACGAGCGGCTTCCGTGGGTTCACGCTGGCGCTCACGGTGTCCCAGCCGGCCACCGTCAACAGCCTCATCGGCACCGCCCTGGACGCCGGTGCCACGTCGCTGAAGCCTGCCGCGAAGTCGCTCTGGGGCTACGGCGGTGTCGTCCAAGCCCCGGACGGGACGATCTGGAAGATCGCGACCTCGGCGAAGAAGGACAGCGGCCCGGCTACCCGGCAGATCGACGAGATGGTGCTCCTGCTCGGAGTCGCGGACGTGGCTGCGAGCAAGCGGTTCTACGTCGAGCGCGGCCTTGCGGTGGCAAAGAGCTTCGGCCGCATGTACGTCGAGTTCGTTGCCGGGTCCAGCCCCGTGAAGCTGGCGCTTTACCGACGTCGTGCCCTCGCCAAGGACGTCGGCGTCGCTCCCGGCGGCACCGGGTCGCATCGACTCACGATCGGCGGCGACGGCGGGCATTTCACCGACCCGGACGGGTTCGCCTGGGAAGCCTCATCGCTGGCGACCGCGAAGTGA